From a region of the Salinispira pacifica genome:
- the recO gene encoding DNA repair protein RecO — translation MKRNFSSPGIILRVRPGKDKNRYISIITPGMGIIGATAYGASGQKSSLRASTQTFHTGEIFFYKDPVKNYTKVVDIDVIREFTTLRNDPGKIYAASLLTEVMLKAYWGNDQDPRAYRLMFEYLEALDTLAGGKKFFWHRLHYGAIWK, via the coding sequence ATGAAGCGGAATTTCTCAAGTCCCGGAATTATTCTTCGAGTGCGGCCCGGTAAAGATAAGAACCGGTATATCTCCATAATCACTCCCGGAATGGGAATAATCGGTGCAACGGCGTACGGGGCCTCAGGTCAGAAGAGTTCGCTCAGAGCATCCACCCAGACCTTTCACACCGGTGAGATCTTCTTCTACAAGGATCCGGTGAAAAACTACACCAAGGTCGTGGATATCGATGTAATCCGTGAATTTACCACCCTGAGAAACGATCCGGGAAAGATCTATGCCGCCAGCCTTCTTACGGAGGTAATGCTGAAAGCATACTGGGGGAACGACCAGGACCCCCGGGCGTACAGACTGATGTTTGAATATCTGGAAGCTCTGGATACCCTGGCGGGGGGGAAGAAGTTCTTTTGGCATCGGCTTCATTATGGCGCTATCTGGAAATAA
- a CDS encoding thymidine phosphorylase, whose product MRALDIILEKRNGKTLSEEQIAFIVNGYVDGSIPEYQISAFLMAVYFQGMTSVETSLLTKIMIASGEVIDLSSVSGYSRNSLVDKHSTGGVGDKVSLILAPIVAAAGAQVPMMSGRGLGHTGGTLDKLESIPGFSTALSPAKFAEIIQDCGFAMTGQSGDIVPADKKLYALRDVTGTVESIPLITASILSKKFAEGAQHLVFDVKYGSGAFMKTPKEARELADSLVRTGNELGRGVTAVITNMDTPLGTMVGNFMEVEESIHCLESKGWNARLDNGKLIVEGESADLMEVTLHLSAWMLVVSGVAPDFPEAVEKCLKVIENGSALECFWKNAELQGGDKDAAVRKIGTRDGLVRQEITADSDGYIAAIDSYMVGSASVILGAGRNVASDDVDPDVGIMVHKKPGASVKKGDVILTLFARENERMKSALQYLENVVELSQNPVQPPVMIREVIGV is encoded by the coding sequence ATGCGGGCATTGGATATAATTTTAGAAAAACGGAACGGAAAAACTCTTTCGGAAGAGCAAATCGCGTTTATTGTTAATGGATACGTGGATGGGAGCATCCCCGAATATCAGATTTCTGCATTCCTCATGGCGGTGTATTTTCAGGGCATGACCAGTGTGGAAACCTCTCTTCTTACCAAAATCATGATTGCATCCGGAGAGGTTATTGACCTCAGTTCAGTCAGCGGTTACTCCCGTAACTCACTGGTGGATAAGCACTCCACTGGGGGGGTGGGAGATAAGGTAAGTCTCATCCTGGCTCCCATAGTTGCAGCCGCCGGTGCACAGGTGCCCATGATGTCCGGCCGGGGACTGGGGCATACCGGCGGTACTCTCGATAAGCTTGAAAGCATCCCCGGGTTTTCCACAGCATTGAGTCCTGCAAAATTCGCGGAGATCATCCAGGACTGCGGCTTTGCCATGACAGGACAGAGCGGCGACATAGTACCTGCAGACAAGAAACTATACGCCCTGCGGGATGTGACCGGTACCGTTGAGTCCATACCCCTGATTACTGCCAGCATACTCAGCAAGAAGTTCGCCGAAGGGGCCCAGCATCTGGTTTTTGATGTGAAATACGGAAGCGGTGCGTTCATGAAGACGCCCAAGGAGGCCCGGGAACTTGCCGATTCCCTGGTGAGAACCGGAAATGAGCTGGGAAGGGGTGTTACCGCAGTTATTACAAATATGGATACCCCCCTGGGCACAATGGTGGGAAATTTCATGGAAGTTGAAGAAAGTATCCATTGCCTGGAATCAAAAGGCTGGAATGCCCGGTTGGATAATGGGAAGCTGATTGTTGAAGGGGAGAGCGCAGATCTGATGGAGGTAACTCTTCATCTTTCAGCATGGATGCTGGTGGTCAGCGGGGTGGCCCCGGATTTCCCTGAGGCGGTGGAAAAATGTCTTAAGGTAATTGAGAACGGGTCGGCGCTGGAGTGTTTCTGGAAAAACGCAGAGCTTCAGGGCGGAGACAAAGACGCAGCCGTGAGAAAGATCGGTACGCGTGACGGACTTGTGAGGCAGGAGATTACTGCGGATTCCGACGGATATATTGCCGCCATCGACTCATATATGGTTGGTTCTGCATCGGTGATTCTGGGTGCAGGAAGAAATGTCGCCAGCGATGATGTAGATCCGGATGTGGGCATTATGGTTCATAAAAAACCCGGAGCATCGGTGAAAAAAGGCGATGTAATTCTGACTCTCTTCGCCCGGGAGAATGAGAGAATGAAATCAGCTTTGCAGTACCTGGAAAATGTGGTAGAACTTTCACAAAATCCGGTTCAGCCCCCGGTGATGATCCGTGAAGTGATCGGAGTGTAA